The following proteins come from a genomic window of Gammaproteobacteria bacterium CG11_big_fil_rev_8_21_14_0_20_46_22:
- a CDS encoding YbaB/EbfC family nucleoid-associated protein, whose protein sequence is MSTPDFNQLMEQAKEMQEKMKSVQGKITSIQVVGEAGGGMVKVTLNGAHQCKRVEISPTLIGEEDDIDMLEDLVAAAINDASQKIEAITKDEMVKMAKDMKLPEGFEGLGDDEGGQF, encoded by the coding sequence ATGTCAACGCCAGACTTTAACCAGTTGATGGAACAAGCCAAAGAAATGCAAGAAAAAATGAAGTCCGTGCAAGGTAAAATTACGTCGATTCAAGTGGTCGGTGAAGCCGGTGGCGGCATGGTGAAAGTTACGCTTAACGGCGCGCACCAGTGCAAACGTGTTGAAATCTCCCCCACTTTGATTGGCGAAGAAGACGACATCGATATGCTAGAAGATTTAGTCGCTGCTGCGATTAACGACGCCTCACAAAAAATTGAAGCCATTACAAAAGATGAAATGGTCAAAATGGCCAAAGACATGAAGTTGCCTGAAGGTTTTGAAGGTTTGGGCGATGATGAAGGCGGCCAATTCTAG